A portion of the Stella humosa genome contains these proteins:
- a CDS encoding response regulator, producing the protein MGTAIPIYRSWPKLRYLLCLERTGSVMDETQKGRIAAQLPFLRRHARALTGSQEIGDDFVKRALQEIIVQAGASPEPLTRADLFRCLHNVSDLLPVPRSTVAHGSEGDPVQQALEERVSRLPPLGRAALLLVHNEGFPRSEAAHVLGISPDALGRLLDEAWTALKKEEPARVLIIEDEAVIALDIAGIVTEMGHHVAGVAARSDEAIRLARTGNPSLILADIQLEDGNTGIAAVAAILEHARLPVVFVTAFPERLLTGDRVEPTFIVSKPFEPDVLQVAVSQALFCASASAG; encoded by the coding sequence ATGGGGACCGCAATCCCCATCTACCGCTCGTGGCCAAAGCTGCGATATTTGCTTTGCCTGGAACGTACGGGGTCGGTCATGGACGAAACGCAAAAGGGCCGGATCGCGGCGCAGCTTCCATTCCTGCGGCGCCACGCGCGGGCCCTGACGGGTTCGCAGGAGATCGGTGACGATTTCGTCAAGCGCGCCCTCCAGGAGATTATCGTCCAGGCCGGAGCCAGCCCGGAGCCGCTGACGCGGGCCGATCTGTTCCGATGCCTGCACAACGTGTCGGATCTGCTTCCGGTTCCTCGCTCAACGGTCGCGCATGGGAGCGAAGGGGATCCGGTGCAGCAGGCGCTGGAAGAGCGCGTGTCCCGCTTGCCGCCGCTGGGGCGCGCAGCGTTGCTGCTCGTCCATAACGAGGGCTTTCCACGGTCCGAGGCGGCCCATGTCCTGGGGATCTCGCCCGACGCGCTGGGGCGGCTGCTGGACGAGGCCTGGACGGCGCTGAAGAAGGAGGAGCCGGCCCGCGTCCTCATCATCGAGGACGAGGCGGTGATCGCGCTCGACATCGCCGGCATCGTCACCGAGATGGGGCACCACGTCGCAGGCGTGGCCGCCCGCTCCGACGAGGCGATCCGGCTGGCGCGGACGGGCAATCCCAGCCTGATCCTGGCCGACATCCAGCTCGAAGACGGCAACACGGGCATCGCTGCGGTGGCGGCCATCCTGGAGCATGCCAGGCTGCCGGTCGTCTTCGTCACGGCGTTCCCGGAACGGCTGCTGACCGGCGACCGGGTGGAGCCGACCTTCATCGTCTCCAAGCCGTTCGAGCCAGATGTATTGCAGGTGGCGGTCTCTCAGGCCTTGTTCTGCGCATCCGCGTCGGCGGGCTGA
- a CDS encoding ABC transporter ATP-binding protein, producing the protein MTAAARAFTPATDPLVAFVGVSKRYGAPGAGAAVAGLDLDIGRGEFVTFLGPSGSGKTTSLMMLAGFETPTEGDILVAGRSVRRIPPHRRNIGVVFQHYALFPHMTVGENVAFPLSVRGIGREEAARRVDKALDLVRLGGYGRRRPAELSGGQQQRVALARALVFGPDIVLMDEPLGALDKQLREQLQLEIKHIHDGLGVTIVYVTHDQSEALTLSDRIAVFKDGRVDQVGSPTEIYERPTTAFVARFIGESNRLDGQVRSVDGRHCVVETTGGVVIRALNAGGFGPGQATTLSVRPERISPLEPGTSPDNQVAARVEELIYHGDHVRARLGLPGANGFVVKVANSAGTRPLAAGEMVELGWSADDCRALDPLPAD; encoded by the coding sequence ATGACCGCCGCCGCCAGAGCCTTCACCCCTGCCACCGACCCGCTGGTCGCCTTCGTCGGCGTGTCCAAGCGGTATGGCGCGCCCGGCGCCGGTGCGGCGGTGGCGGGGCTCGACCTCGACATCGGGCGCGGCGAGTTCGTCACCTTCCTCGGGCCGTCGGGCTCGGGCAAGACCACGTCCCTGATGATGCTGGCCGGCTTCGAGACGCCGACCGAGGGCGACATCCTGGTCGCCGGCCGCTCCGTCCGCCGCATCCCGCCCCATCGCCGCAACATCGGCGTCGTCTTCCAGCACTACGCGCTCTTTCCGCACATGACGGTAGGGGAGAACGTGGCCTTTCCGCTGTCGGTACGCGGCATCGGGCGCGAGGAGGCGGCGCGTCGGGTCGACAAGGCGCTCGACCTCGTCCGGCTCGGCGGCTATGGCCGCCGCCGCCCTGCCGAGCTGTCGGGCGGCCAGCAGCAGCGGGTGGCGCTGGCCCGCGCGCTGGTCTTCGGGCCGGACATCGTGCTGATGGACGAGCCCCTGGGCGCGCTCGACAAGCAGCTACGCGAGCAGTTGCAGCTTGAGATCAAGCATATCCATGACGGGCTGGGCGTCACCATCGTCTATGTCACCCATGACCAGTCGGAGGCGCTGACCCTGTCCGACCGCATCGCCGTCTTCAAGGACGGGCGGGTCGACCAGGTGGGCTCGCCGACCGAGATCTACGAGCGGCCGACGACGGCCTTCGTCGCGCGCTTCATCGGCGAGAGCAACCGGCTTGACGGCCAGGTGCGCTCGGTCGACGGGCGGCATTGCGTGGTCGAGACGACGGGCGGCGTGGTGATCCGCGCACTGAATGCCGGCGGCTTCGGCCCTGGCCAGGCGACGACGCTTTCGGTGCGGCCGGAGCGTATCTCGCCGCTGGAGCCGGGCACCAGCCCCGACAACCAGGTCGCCGCCCGGGTCGAGGAGCTGATCTATCACGGCGACCATGTGCGGGCGCGCCTGGGCCTGCCCGGGGCCAACGGTTTCGTGGTCAAGGTCGCCAACTCCGCCGGCACCCGCCCGCTCGCGGCGGGCGAGATGGTCGAACTGGGTTGGAGCGCGGACGACTGCCGCGCACTCGACCCTTTGCCCGCGGATTAG
- a CDS encoding DUF3309 family protein → MLSTVLIVVLILILIGALPTWNYSRNWGYAPTGLLGTVLIVLLILVLLGRV, encoded by the coding sequence GTGCTTAGCACCGTCCTCATCGTCGTCCTGATCCTCATCCTCATCGGCGCGCTGCCGACCTGGAACTACAGCCGCAACTGGGGCTACGCGCCCACCGGCCTGCTCGGCACGGTGCTGATCGTGCTGCTGATCCTGGTGTTGCTGGGCCGCGTGTAG
- a CDS encoding MFS transporter: MMPAERPAAGSVIALTLTQQIAVSLAAATFPVLLPALSSDATGSGLGGDAAGVYAVALYGGAIVATFFCQAGFSTFGIASTSTLCVLLAGLALPALLPGTLAAVILAGIVIGIGYGPTTPASSSMILPFVAAGRANFLFSLRQTGAPLGVLCAGVLIPPLVGWIGWSDTVLIVAALVVIASLAGAAFARRLDKVLVRPAIDLRRTPRAVVAALRRRPLRRLISVSCLFAAMLATVNAYIPYSVATLGQTSLTVAGWAAAAAQVGAVAGRLFWGALADRIGAMGRVLAMLGLGMAAAVALVASIRPEWPVAGMLGASFLLGTTGAGWGGLVLAEVTRIVPRAEVGTATTALMIFNYVGVFIGPPLVAGALLATGSLRIALLVLTVGSLVGATIAWFGLAAEPPTPESGDHVP, from the coding sequence ATGATGCCTGCCGAGCGGCCTGCCGCTGGCAGCGTCATTGCCCTCACCCTGACGCAGCAGATCGCGGTATCCCTGGCGGCCGCAACCTTCCCCGTGCTGCTGCCGGCACTGTCCTCGGATGCGACCGGCAGCGGCCTCGGCGGTGACGCCGCCGGCGTCTATGCCGTCGCTCTCTATGGCGGGGCAATCGTCGCCACCTTCTTCTGCCAAGCCGGGTTCTCGACGTTCGGGATCGCCAGCACCAGCACGCTCTGCGTGCTGCTGGCCGGGCTCGCCTTGCCGGCCCTGCTGCCCGGCACGCTGGCTGCGGTGATCCTGGCCGGTATCGTCATCGGGATCGGCTATGGGCCCACGACACCGGCCAGTTCCTCCATGATCCTGCCCTTCGTGGCAGCCGGTCGCGCCAATTTCCTGTTCTCTCTGCGCCAGACCGGCGCGCCGCTCGGCGTGCTCTGTGCCGGCGTCCTGATACCGCCGCTGGTCGGCTGGATCGGATGGAGCGACACCGTCCTGATCGTGGCAGCACTGGTCGTCATCGCCAGCCTCGCCGGCGCGGCCTTCGCGCGCCGACTGGACAAGGTGCTCGTCCGGCCGGCGATCGACCTGCGGCGCACGCCGCGCGCCGTGGTCGCCGCCCTTCGCCGCCGGCCGCTGCGCCGGCTGATCTCCGTCTCATGCCTCTTCGCGGCGATGCTGGCCACGGTGAACGCCTACATCCCCTACAGCGTCGCGACGCTGGGCCAGACCTCGCTGACGGTCGCCGGCTGGGCGGCGGCCGCGGCCCAGGTCGGCGCGGTGGCCGGACGATTGTTCTGGGGCGCGCTGGCCGACCGCATCGGCGCGATGGGCCGGGTCCTGGCCATGCTGGGCCTGGGCATGGCCGCGGCCGTCGCGCTGGTGGCGTCGATCCGGCCGGAGTGGCCGGTGGCCGGGATGCTGGGTGCCAGCTTCCTGCTGGGGACGACCGGCGCCGGTTGGGGCGGCCTGGTCCTGGCGGAGGTCACCCGCATCGTGCCGCGCGCGGAGGTGGGAACCGCCACCACGGCGCTCATGATCTTCAACTATGTCGGCGTCTTCATCGGTCCACCGCTCGTTGCGGGGGCGCTGCTGGCAACCGGCAGCCTGCGGATAGCCCTTCTCGTTCTCACCGTCGGATCGCTGGTCGGCGCCACCATCGCGTGGTTCGGCCTGGCAGCCGAGCCGCCAACACCCGAATCCGGAGACCACGTACCATGA
- a CDS encoding RidA family protein produces MIKRDSSYGGILHEVVEHNGTLYLAGTVGEDTTADITGQMRSITEQIDALLAAHGSNKDRILSATIYMTDLSMKPALNVVWKEWLNADHLPTRAGIGVADLGPGVLVEVVVVAAK; encoded by the coding sequence ATGATCAAGCGCGACAGCAGCTATGGCGGCATCCTCCACGAGGTCGTCGAGCACAACGGCACGCTCTACCTGGCGGGCACCGTCGGCGAGGACACCACGGCCGACATCACCGGCCAGATGCGCAGCATCACCGAGCAGATCGACGCGCTGCTGGCGGCCCACGGCTCGAACAAGGATCGCATCCTGTCGGCCACCATCTACATGACCGACCTCTCCATGAAGCCGGCGTTGAACGTCGTCTGGAAGGAATGGCTGAACGCCGATCATCTGCCGACCCGGGCCGGCATCGGCGTGGCCGACCTCGGCCCGGGCGTCCTGGTCGAGGTGGTGGTGGTCGCGGCGAAGTAG
- a CDS encoding polysaccharide deacetylase family protein, producing the protein MIVPSMLQIEDPPPIRWPNGAKCAVMLTFDFDAETLWLARDPENAKRPGLLSMGLYGARVGVPKILELLNDFELKATFFVPGWTAERHTARCEAMLKNGHEIGHHGYLHEWIDPDFPDKEVEALDRGLEALHRVLGVRPAGYRSPAGETSANMIRLLAERGFLYDTSMMDTITPYRHRLDDGSPGPIELPWRWMIDDAVYTLFSIKTPRALFPPSQILDTWQTEFEEIYRWGGLFDLVMHPQFIGQPNRLAMLRRFIQFMQKFPDVWFATGEEIARCAAEQM; encoded by the coding sequence ATGATCGTGCCGTCCATGCTGCAGATCGAGGATCCGCCCCCCATCCGCTGGCCCAACGGCGCCAAGTGCGCCGTCATGCTGACGTTCGACTTCGATGCGGAGACTTTGTGGCTGGCGCGCGACCCCGAGAACGCCAAGCGCCCCGGCCTGCTGTCCATGGGCCTCTACGGCGCCCGCGTCGGCGTGCCGAAGATACTGGAACTGCTGAATGACTTCGAGCTCAAGGCAACATTCTTCGTTCCCGGCTGGACGGCCGAGCGCCACACCGCCCGCTGCGAGGCAATGCTGAAGAACGGGCACGAGATCGGCCACCATGGCTATCTGCACGAATGGATCGATCCGGATTTTCCGGACAAGGAGGTCGAGGCCCTCGATCGCGGGCTGGAAGCGCTGCACCGCGTTCTGGGCGTGCGGCCGGCCGGCTATCGGTCGCCCGCGGGCGAGACCAGCGCCAACATGATCCGGCTGCTGGCCGAACGCGGCTTCCTCTACGACACATCCATGATGGATACCATCACTCCCTACCGCCATCGCCTGGACGATGGCAGCCCCGGGCCGATCGAACTGCCCTGGCGTTGGATGATCGACGACGCCGTCTATACGCTCTTCTCGATCAAGACGCCGCGCGCCCTCTTTCCGCCGAGCCAGATCCTCGACACCTGGCAGACCGAGTTCGAGGAGATCTATCGCTGGGGCGGCCTGTTCGACCTGGTCATGCACCCGCAATTCATCGGTCAGCCCAACCGGCTGGCGATGTTGCGCCGATTCATCCAGTTCATGCAGAAGTTCCCCGACGTCTGGTTTGCGACCGGCGAGGAGATCGCCCGATGCGCCGCAGAGCAGATGTGA
- the hpxZ gene encoding oxalurate catabolism protein HpxZ, with protein MDDRTLNIPEVVEEVRAIFERYEVALVEKDVAVLDASFWDSPHTVRYGMNENGYGFAEIHAHRVARPPGPGTKERRIRLEVLTIGRDLATVNLEFKVRGRPLVGRQSQTWVRFPDAGWKVIAAHVSTMAETPIL; from the coding sequence ATGGATGACCGGACCCTGAACATCCCGGAGGTGGTGGAAGAGGTCCGCGCCATCTTCGAACGCTACGAGGTGGCGCTGGTCGAGAAGGACGTGGCGGTGCTCGACGCCAGCTTCTGGGACAGCCCGCACACCGTGCGCTACGGCATGAACGAGAACGGCTACGGCTTTGCCGAGATCCACGCCCACCGCGTCGCCCGGCCGCCCGGGCCCGGCACCAAGGAGCGCCGCATCCGGCTGGAGGTCCTGACGATCGGCCGCGACCTCGCGACCGTGAACCTGGAGTTCAAGGTGCGCGGCCGCCCGCTGGTCGGCCGCCAGAGCCAGACCTGGGTCCGCTTCCCGGATGCCGGCTGGAAGGTGATCGCCGCCCACGTCTCGACCATGGCCGAGACGCCGATCCTGTAG
- a CDS encoding GNAT family N-acetyltransferase has product MTQLLNSFGQPIGEPVPDWTARPWPPLTPMEGRFCRLEPVDVGRHAAQLFEAASEDAAGANWTYLGVDALPDLPAYTAWLEKMSAGRDPQFHAIIDASGKAVGVATYLRIDPPNGVIEVGHINYSPRLQRKPAATEAMYLMMRRVFDELGYRRYEWKCDSLNAPSRAAAARYGFRFEGIFLQAVVYKGRNRDTAWFSITDKEWPAVKAGFERWLDPSNFEADGRQKAGLAQLRATA; this is encoded by the coding sequence ATGACCCAGCTCCTCAACTCCTTCGGCCAGCCCATCGGCGAGCCGGTTCCCGACTGGACGGCGCGCCCGTGGCCGCCGCTGACGCCGATGGAAGGCCGTTTCTGTCGCCTGGAGCCGGTCGATGTCGGCCGCCATGCGGCCCAGCTCTTCGAGGCGGCGTCCGAGGACGCGGCCGGCGCCAACTGGACCTATCTCGGCGTCGACGCGCTGCCCGACCTGCCGGCCTATACCGCCTGGCTGGAGAAGATGTCGGCCGGCCGGGACCCGCAGTTCCATGCGATCATCGACGCGTCGGGCAAGGCGGTCGGTGTTGCCACCTACCTGCGCATCGACCCGCCCAACGGCGTGATCGAGGTCGGCCACATCAACTATTCCCCCCGCCTCCAGCGCAAGCCGGCCGCGACCGAGGCCATGTACCTGATGATGCGCCGGGTATTCGACGAACTGGGCTATCGCCGCTACGAGTGGAAATGCGACAGCCTGAACGCGCCGTCGCGGGCGGCCGCCGCCCGCTACGGCTTTCGCTTCGAGGGCATCTTCCTCCAGGCGGTGGTCTACAAGGGCCGCAATCGCGACACCGCCTGGTTCTCGATCACCGACAAGGAATGGCCGGCCGTGAAGGCCGGGTTCGAGCGCTGGCTCGACCCGTCCAACTTCGAAGCCGACGGCCGCCAGAAGGCCGGCCTCGCCCAGCTACGCGCTACGGCATGA
- a CDS encoding SemiSWEET family sugar transporter has protein sequence MDLAPWLGGAATLASTISFAPQAWKVIRTRRTEGISVKTYSVTVAAFACWLAYGFALGEWPIIVSNIVCLVFSIFILTMTILPRRSREAVADAIVPADADADQPADADAQNKA, from the coding sequence ATGGACCTCGCGCCATGGCTGGGCGGTGCCGCGACGCTGGCATCGACCATCAGCTTCGCACCCCAGGCATGGAAGGTGATCCGCACCCGCCGCACCGAGGGCATATCCGTCAAGACCTACTCCGTCACCGTGGCGGCCTTCGCCTGCTGGCTGGCCTATGGCTTCGCGCTGGGGGAGTGGCCGATCATCGTGTCGAACATCGTCTGCCTGGTCTTCTCGATCTTCATCCTGACCATGACGATCCTGCCGCGCCGCAGCCGCGAGGCCGTGGCAGACGCCATCGTGCCCGCCGATGCCGATGCGGATCAGCCCGCCGACGCGGATGCGCAGAACAAGGCCTGA
- a CDS encoding TRAP transporter small permease, which translates to MDWFDRCTTGAAKLLMWVGCTAVVLMAVHVTWDVVQRTFFGRGMLGTTEIVSFYYMVAVVCFPLAWIERRDEHINVEILFQRMSSGIQRVMTLFATICSAGFFSAFAYRSWLDALNALSTGETMMGYAEIAIWPARFILPISFALVVVVCVSQIVRLIFRYAPPAADRPIEEDATFRA; encoded by the coding sequence ATGGACTGGTTCGATCGTTGCACGACCGGCGCGGCCAAGCTGCTGATGTGGGTGGGCTGCACCGCCGTGGTGCTGATGGCCGTTCACGTCACGTGGGACGTGGTCCAGCGGACCTTCTTCGGCCGCGGCATGCTGGGGACGACGGAGATCGTCTCCTTCTACTACATGGTCGCGGTCGTCTGCTTTCCGCTGGCCTGGATCGAGCGGCGCGACGAGCACATCAATGTCGAGATCCTGTTCCAGCGGATGTCGTCCGGCATCCAGCGCGTGATGACCCTGTTCGCCACGATTTGTTCAGCCGGCTTCTTCTCGGCATTTGCCTACCGCTCGTGGCTCGATGCGCTGAACGCGCTTTCGACCGGCGAGACGATGATGGGCTATGCCGAGATCGCCATCTGGCCAGCCCGCTTCATCCTGCCGATCTCGTTCGCGCTGGTCGTCGTCGTCTGCGTCAGCCAGATCGTGCGGCTGATCTTCCGCTACGCCCCGCCCGCGGCGGACCGGCCGATCGAGGAAGACGCCACTTTCCGCGCCTGA
- a CDS encoding GntR family transcriptional regulator, with protein MTDAGRTNRPARMAGPAIAAPSAAPRREPIAFRTKEGQVAEFLRERIISGFFARGQKLKQAEIAQMLDLSITPVREALKLLEAQGYVVGSSHRGAVVAPFQVGEAAELYELRLDLESRLTRAAAAGIDDAGVRALEELNDAILVAARSGNHDAARSANFRFHFRLYEMAGQPQTLHFVRILWAKYPFDLLTVLPRRQFDVADEHRDILDALQARDVQAATRAMESHIESGWRAFVRHHPEAGADAARRT; from the coding sequence ATGACAGATGCTGGCCGCACCAATCGCCCGGCCCGGATGGCCGGCCCCGCCATCGCGGCACCGTCCGCCGCCCCGCGCCGCGAGCCGATCGCCTTCCGCACCAAGGAGGGGCAGGTGGCGGAGTTCCTGCGCGAGCGCATCATCTCGGGCTTCTTCGCCCGCGGCCAGAAGCTGAAACAGGCCGAGATCGCGCAGATGCTGGACCTGTCGATCACGCCGGTGCGCGAGGCGCTCAAGCTGCTGGAGGCGCAGGGCTACGTTGTCGGTTCCTCCCATCGCGGCGCCGTCGTCGCCCCCTTCCAGGTCGGCGAGGCGGCCGAGCTGTACGAGCTGCGCCTCGACCTGGAATCGCGCCTGACCCGGGCAGCCGCGGCCGGCATCGACGATGCCGGCGTGCGGGCGCTGGAGGAACTGAACGACGCCATCCTGGTCGCCGCCCGGTCGGGCAACCACGACGCCGCGCGCAGCGCCAACTTCCGCTTCCATTTCCGGCTCTACGAGATGGCGGGGCAGCCGCAGACGCTGCATTTCGTGCGCATCCTGTGGGCCAAGTACCCGTTCGACCTGCTGACGGTGCTGCCGCGGCGACAGTTCGACGTGGCCGACGAGCATCGCGACATCCTGGACGCGCTCCAGGCACGCGACGTGCAGGCCGCAACGCGCGCCATGGAAAGCCACATCGAGAGCGGCTGGCGGGCCTTCGTCCGGCACCATCCGGAAGCGGGCGCCGACGCCGCCAGGAGGACCTGA
- a CDS encoding NADH:flavin oxidoreductase/NADH oxidase encodes MATPHLFTPIALRGVTARNRIALSPMCQYSATGGFADDWHLVHLGKFAQGGAGIVFVEATAVEARGRITHGDVGLWSDAHAAPLGRIADFLAANGAVPAIQLAHAGRKASMQRPWQGNGPMTAADQAGGETAWPVVAASAIPLDDGWLVPEALDAAGMETVRQAWRAATLRAADAGFGILDVHSAHGYLLHSFLSPLTNRRNDAHGGDLAGRMRFPLSVVETVREAWPADRPLFVRISAVDGMEGGWTVEDSVAYARELKARGVDVVDCSTGGLAGSATLGRSAPRGLGFQVPYAERIRADAGIATMAVGLIVDAEQAEAILARGQADIIAIGRELMNEPNWPVHAARALGLPGGGFDRWPRQYGWWLERRQAVLDRIRSNSADEART; translated from the coding sequence ATGGCGACCCCGCATCTCTTCACCCCGATCGCGCTGCGCGGGGTGACCGCGCGCAACCGCATCGCGCTGTCGCCGATGTGCCAGTATTCGGCGACGGGCGGCTTCGCGGACGACTGGCATCTGGTCCATCTGGGCAAGTTCGCCCAGGGCGGCGCCGGGATCGTCTTCGTCGAGGCGACGGCGGTCGAGGCGCGGGGTCGCATCACCCACGGCGATGTCGGCCTGTGGTCCGATGCCCATGCGGCACCGCTCGGCCGCATCGCCGATTTCCTGGCCGCCAATGGTGCGGTCCCGGCGATCCAGCTTGCCCATGCCGGGCGCAAGGCCAGCATGCAGCGCCCCTGGCAGGGCAACGGGCCGATGACGGCGGCCGACCAGGCGGGCGGCGAGACGGCATGGCCGGTGGTGGCCGCCAGCGCCATCCCGCTCGACGATGGCTGGCTGGTGCCCGAGGCGCTGGATGCCGCCGGCATGGAGACCGTGCGCCAGGCGTGGCGTGCCGCGACCCTGCGGGCCGCCGATGCCGGCTTCGGCATCCTGGATGTGCATTCCGCGCACGGCTACCTGCTGCATTCCTTCCTGTCGCCGCTGACGAACCGGCGCAACGACGCCCATGGCGGCGACCTCGCGGGGCGCATGCGCTTTCCCCTGTCGGTGGTGGAAACCGTGCGCGAGGCCTGGCCGGCCGATCGGCCGCTCTTCGTGCGCATCTCGGCTGTCGACGGCATGGAGGGCGGCTGGACGGTGGAGGACAGCGTCGCCTATGCCCGCGAGTTGAAGGCGCGGGGCGTCGATGTCGTCGACTGCTCGACCGGCGGGCTTGCCGGTTCGGCGACGCTGGGGCGCTCCGCTCCACGCGGGCTGGGCTTCCAGGTGCCCTATGCCGAGCGCATCCGGGCCGATGCGGGTATCGCCACCATGGCCGTCGGCCTGATCGTGGACGCCGAACAGGCCGAGGCGATCCTGGCCCGGGGCCAGGCCGACATCATCGCCATCGGCCGCGAGCTGATGAACGAGCCCAACTGGCCCGTGCATGCGGCCCGCGCGCTGGGACTGCCGGGCGGCGGCTTCGACCGCTGGCCGCGCCAGTACGGCTGGTGGCTGGAACGAAGGCAGGCGGTTCTGGACCGGATCCGGAGCAATTCGGCCGACGAGGCGCGAACTTGA
- a CDS encoding NADH:flavin oxidoreductase/NADH oxidase has product MSTAPTPSVLDPLTVRGVAFPNRIVISPMQQYAGTPDGMPTDWHVRHLSTYAAGGAGLVFTEALGICPEGRLTWGDIGAWNDQQTAPLARLAEVIAAHGAVPGAQINHAGRKGSVQRPWHGFEPMSQADVALRGEHPWETVSASALPANPGWPTPRAIGRDEIRRSLEQFAAATARVRKAGFQALNIHGAHGYLIHSFLSPLSNQRDDEYGGSLENRMRYALEVADAARSEWPSDLPIFFRLSCIDDVDGGWTLDETVTLSRAFADHGVDVVDCSSGGLGRRTTTAVVRREPGYQVPYAERVRRDTGMRTMAVGLIREPALAEAIVADGRADFVAIGREALFNPHWPAQAAVTLRGPDAFDGWPPAYGWWLKVRSRTLAVSQAAAE; this is encoded by the coding sequence ATGAGCACCGCGCCAACTCCAAGCGTCCTTGATCCGCTGACGGTTCGCGGGGTCGCGTTTCCCAATCGCATCGTCATCTCGCCGATGCAGCAGTATGCCGGCACGCCGGACGGCATGCCGACGGACTGGCATGTTCGCCACCTGTCGACCTATGCGGCCGGCGGGGCCGGCCTGGTCTTCACCGAGGCGCTGGGCATCTGTCCCGAAGGGCGATTGACCTGGGGCGACATCGGCGCCTGGAACGACCAGCAGACTGCGCCGCTCGCGCGCCTGGCCGAGGTGATCGCCGCCCACGGCGCGGTGCCGGGCGCCCAGATCAACCATGCCGGCCGCAAGGGCAGCGTCCAGCGGCCCTGGCACGGGTTCGAGCCGATGTCGCAGGCCGACGTCGCCTTGCGCGGCGAACATCCGTGGGAGACGGTCTCGGCGTCGGCCCTGCCGGCCAATCCTGGCTGGCCGACGCCGCGCGCCATCGGCCGCGACGAGATCCGACGCAGCCTGGAGCAGTTCGCGGCGGCCACTGCCCGTGTGCGCAAGGCCGGCTTCCAGGCGCTCAACATCCACGGTGCCCACGGCTACCTGATCCACTCGTTCCTGTCGCCGCTGTCGAACCAGCGCGATGACGAGTATGGCGGCAGCCTGGAAAACCGGATGCGCTACGCGCTGGAGGTGGCCGATGCCGCGCGCTCCGAATGGCCGTCCGACCTGCCGATATTCTTCCGGCTGTCCTGCATCGACGATGTCGATGGCGGCTGGACCCTGGACGAGACGGTGACGCTGTCGCGGGCCTTCGCCGACCATGGCGTCGATGTGGTCGACTGCTCGTCGGGCGGGCTCGGCCGGCGGACGACGACCGCCGTCGTCCGGCGAGAGCCCGGCTACCAGGTGCCGTATGCCGAGCGCGTGCGGCGCGACACCGGCATGCGGACGATGGCGGTGGGATTGATCCGCGAACCGGCTCTGGCGGAGGCGATCGTCGCCGATGGCCGGGCCGATTTCGTCGCGATCGGCCGCGAAGCACTGTTCAACCCGCACTGGCCAGCGCAGGCGGCGGTCACCCTCCGGGGTCCCGATGCCTTCGACGGCTGGCCGCCCGCCTATGGCTGGTGGCTGAAGGTGCGCAGCAGGACGCTCGCCGTTTCCCAGGCGGCGGCGGAGTAG
- a CDS encoding SDR family NAD(P)-dependent oxidoreductase: MQIPDLQGKVALVTGSSTGIGAAVATAFGQQGMAVAVHCNRTRAEAEAVAAAIEAAGGRAIVLQGDVSDAARQAELVEETVAAFGRLDILVANAGSVVERKPIEQAGDDLYDQVMDLNARSVFVAARAAIPHLRAAGGGSIISTTSLAARNGGGGGSVLYAAAKGFVSSFTRGLAKEVARDRIRVNAVAPGVIMTPLQERLTPAKQIEAAIRLTPMRRTGTTDECVGAYLYLASDALSGFVTGQVIEVNGGIIMP; this comes from the coding sequence ATGCAGATTCCCGATCTCCAGGGCAAGGTCGCCCTCGTCACCGGCTCGTCGACCGGCATCGGTGCCGCCGTCGCCACCGCTTTCGGCCAGCAGGGCATGGCGGTCGCCGTCCACTGCAACCGCACCCGGGCCGAGGCCGAAGCGGTCGCCGCCGCGATCGAGGCCGCCGGCGGGCGGGCAATCGTCCTGCAGGGTGACGTCAGCGACGCCGCACGGCAGGCCGAACTGGTGGAGGAGACGGTGGCCGCCTTCGGCCGCCTCGACATCCTGGTCGCCAATGCGGGCTCGGTCGTCGAGCGCAAGCCGATCGAGCAAGCCGGCGACGACCTCTACGACCAAGTGATGGACCTGAACGCGCGGTCGGTCTTCGTGGCCGCCAGGGCCGCCATCCCGCACCTGCGGGCGGCGGGCGGCGGCTCGATCATCTCGACCACGTCGCTGGCGGCGCGCAACGGCGGCGGCGGTGGCTCGGTGCTCTACGCCGCGGCCAAGGGCTTCGTGTCGAGCTTCACGCGCGGGCTGGCCAAGGAGGTCGCACGCGACCGCATCCGGGTGAATGCGGTCGCGCCGGGCGTCATCATGACCCCGCTCCAGGAGCGGCTGACCCCGGCCAAGCAGATCGAGGCCGCCATCCGCCTGACGCCGATGCGCCGCACCGGCACCACCGACGAGTGCGTCGGCGCCTATCTCTACCTGGCGTCCGACGCGCTGTCGGGCTTCGTCACCGGCCAGGTGATCGAGGTGAATGGCGGCATCATCATGCCGTAG